In a genomic window of Candidatus Flexicrinis proximus:
- a CDS encoding response regulator: MANILVVDDDRALLLIMQLTLERAGFHVTTAENGDQTLKLAHQSQFDLIILDDMMPGMSGGQTCRLLKSDPRTENIPVMLYSARSDAVENEYVHDILANAALRKPASPTKVLEVVRGLLAMA; this comes from the coding sequence ATGGCCAACATTCTCGTCGTCGATGATGATCGTGCGCTGCTGCTGATAATGCAGCTCACGCTGGAACGCGCCGGATTCCATGTGACAACCGCCGAGAACGGCGATCAAACCCTGAAACTGGCGCACCAGTCGCAGTTCGACCTGATCATCCTGGACGACATGATGCCGGGGATGAGCGGGGGCCAGACCTGCCGGCTGCTCAAGAGCGATCCCCGCACCGAGAATATCCCGGTGATGCTGTACAGCGCGCGGTCGGACGCGGTGGAAAACGAGTACGTCCACGACATCCTGGCCAACGCCGCGCTGCGTAAACCCGCCTCGCCCACCAAAGTACTGGAAGTGGTGCGCGGGCTGCTGGCGATGGCCTGA